A region of the Polaribacter sp. L3A8 genome:
TTCTTAGAATATAATAGACTTATTTAAGAGTTTATTAGAAATAACAAAACAACTATTTAAAAACAATTCACCTTACCAGACCAATTAAAAAATATATTGTAAATACAACTAATAGCGTAACACAAAACCTCTCTTAGAAAAAGTTTTTTCTTAATCAATCTAAAATATCAAACAATAAAAAACCAGTGAAAATAAATTCACTGGCTTAATTTTATAATTATTAACCTATTTTTATTGAGTAATTTATAAAAAATTATGTTTACACATAACTAGTATACAGCATTTATAATTGCTTTGTCGTTTGTTGTCATGTAACTTCTGTTTGGAACGATTGTACCACCATCTATCTTTTTCATAGTTCTCCAACCATTTGCTTTTGCTGTAGCAGTTTGCCAAAAATAAGACCCATACATCATTATAGAATTTACATCTACTACGTCTGAATATTCCCAACCATTTGCATCTGATAATTTTACATAATTAAACTCTTTGTTATCATCAATATTATTATATAAAACAGTTAAATAAGCATCTCTGTTCCAATGATTTTGTTCATGAACAATACCAGCTGCATGTAAAAATTCATGGATAGTAGAACCTTCTGAACAATTTGAAGCGATGTTCATAGATTGACCTGGAGATTTTTTATTTCTATAGCCAATTTGAGCAGAACATCCACTATCGTTACTGTAGTTAACCCATACATATCCTGCAGTATCTGTACTTACCCACTTTCTTACAGTAAGATCTGTGTTATTTGTAATGTATTGCGCAGCATTATCTACTTTATTTTTAGTAGCTTGAGGCATACTAGAAGAGTACTTATAAAGTAAAGTGCTATTTGGCCATTTACCACCACGTCTATCCCATACACCTTGTCCTTTTGCATTAACATTAGATTCAGCAAAATCTTCATCAGTAAAAAGCATATCTCCTAAGGCATAATTTCCATCCCCTAAAGCAATCATTTCAACTTTAGTTCCATACAATAATTTAGATTCTTTTGGCAAATTTTCATCATACGTAACTTGTTCGGCTGCTAATGTTAATTTTAATTCATTAGTCATTGATTCACTTAGGTTTTCTGTTTCAATTCCTGCTTCTGACTGGCAAGAAGCCAAAATTAGTACAGTTAAAACAATTGATAAATTCTTAAGGATTTTCATAATTTAGTTGTTTTTAATTAATAGTTTGGTTAATTTTCGATTAATAATTACGTAAACTTAAACATTTTATTACAAATAACACATTTTTATTTTCAAAAAAACAACTATCAAAACTAAAATTATTAAAAAACCAAAATTAATAGCATTAAATTTAAGTATCCTAATTATTAACATTTAAATTATTTGTTTTAAGAAAACACATAAAAATTATCATCAATAACTCTTAAAAATTTTAAAGAACTTTTTAATAAATAAACATTGTACTTTTTTTAGCAATTATACATTCTAATTTTTAGCACTAATTAACAAGAATATAGAAGTGAATATCATTTTTAAGAAAGCTTATTTCCCCTTGCTCTATCTTAATGCTAATATGTTACAGTTTTAAAAAATAAATCTTTTAAAAGGCATCTTTATAACAAAAAAAAAGACTCTTAATTTCTTAAGAGTCTTTTTTTATAAACCAGAATTTATTTTAGGTTTGTATAGTATCTAATTTTAGTGTTTTTTAAATACTTTATTTTATATCCGGATTTAGATAATCTGGTAAAGTTGGATTGTTTGTATCGCTAAAATCATTTGCAGGATTACCATCTTTATTTGCATCTTCATTGATTGTTAAAACACCATCTCCATCATCATCTGTATCAAAATAATTTGGGATACCATCTAAATCGGTATCATCATCTCTAGGATCTCCATTACCATCAGTATCTTCATCAATAGAAGCAACACCATCGTTTTCATGATCTGTACCTTTTACAAAATCATACAAATCGATGTAAAAAAGTAAACATTCATTTGCAGAAATACTTCCGCTACCAATATTTCCATAAGCTAAACCAGAAGGAATAAATAAAATTCCTTTCCCTCCGTTTTCATAGGTAATAGGACCATTATCAGTAATATTATCACCACTTTTAAAATTGGTAAAACCATAAGACCAACCTCTAATTGTTCCAAAACTAGTAAAATTAGGTCTAACTAAATTTAACCAAATAGGAGTTGAACTACTATCAAAAGAATCACTAATACTCTCTGTATCTACAATTCTTTGTCCATTATATTTCACAAAAACAGAATCTACAACCGTTGGTTTTCCTTTATCTATTGTTGGGCTACCTAAATTATTTACATAATAATATAATGTATAATCAATTTCATTTTCGGTAATACTCATCGATTTTAACTTAGCATCATCATAAAGCGCAGTTGCTCCATCAACCAAAGCTGTAACAGTTTTTGTAGATGTATCAAAATAATGTTTTTTTAGAAATTGAACTAAAGTATCATTATCGATTAAAGCTTGTGCCTCGTGATCAAAGTTATCTACCTCGGTAGAACTGCTACTTCCACAAGAATATAGTAGAATTGAAATAATTGCAAAAGCAAAAATATTTTTTATTTTATTCATTTAATCTTAAAATTTGAGCACGCAATTTACCAATTTTATACCTTTGTAAAAAGACAAACGTTATATTTTAACTATTTTTATGAGAATTGATAAATATTTGTGGTGTATTAGAGTTTTTAAAACAAGAAGTTTGGCAACAACAGCTTGTAAAAAAGGACAAATTAAGATCGCCAACAGTAGCATAAAACCATCTAAAGAAGTTTTTGGTGATGAATTGATTTTAGTTCGAAAAAATCAAATCAATTATCAAATAAAAGTTTTAGATTTACCCGTAAGTAGAGTCGGCGCAAAATTAGTAGATCTTTATAGAAAAGATGTTACCCCAAAAGAAGAGTTTGAAAAAACAGATCTTTTAAAATTTGCAAAAGATTATTACAGAAAAAAAGGAGCTGGTAGACCCACAAAAAAAGACAGAAGAGATATTGATAATTACCAAGACGATACAACAGAAGAAATATGACAACAAAAGGTAGCATTATATTAAATCAATTGCAAATTTCTCAGAAAATTAGAAGAATTGCATATCAGATATACGAAACTAATAGTTCGGAAAAAGAGATTATACTAGCAGGTATTGTTGGTAATGGCTACCTTTTTGCTGAAAAATTATTAGAAGTTTTGGAAGAGATATCACCTTTAAAAGTAACTATTTGTAAAGTTAATATTGATAAAAAACATCCTTTAAAACCTGTTACTACTTCTTTAGAAATTGCAGACTACAAAAACAAGTCTTTAATTTTAGTTGATGATGTTTTAAGCTCTGGAACTACTTTAATATACGGAATTAAACATTTTTTAGATGTTCCGTTAAAACGATTTAAAACAGCAGTTTTAGTGAATAGAAACCATAAAAAATACCCTGTAAAGGCAGACTTTAAGGGCATTTCTTTATCTACTTCTATAAAAGAACACATACAAGTAGAGTTTTCTACAAAAGAAACTGAAGCGATTGCTTATTTAGTTTAAGATTGTTGCTAACTCTTCTGCGACTTCCATTTTTGTTTTATGGTCTATTTTTAGGCGTGTTTTTGCTTGCTCGTAATAAGGACGTCTTTCAAAAAGGTGTTTCGCAACAAACTCAGGTATTTTATCATCACCTAAAGAAGCTATTAAAGGACGTTTACTTTTCTTTCTAATTAAACGCTCTATCATCGTTGCTGTACCTCCTTCTAAATAAATAGATATCGTTTCTCCTTTATTAATTTCTTCCATATTATTTGCATAACAAGGCGTTCCGCCACCTAAAGCAAGGATAAAATTTTCATCTTTGGCCAAAATTTCTTTCAAATAGGTGTTTTCTATTAACCTAAAATACACTTCTCCTTTGGTTTCAAATATTTTAGAAATAGGCATTCCTTCTTTCTCAATAATATAGTCATCCAAGTCTAAAAACTTCATAGACAACTTTTTAGAAAGTCGTTTACCAATACTTGATTTTCCCGAAGCCATATACCCTAATAATACTATTTTCATTGATTTTTATTTTTATGCAAATATCTATAATTTTTTTTCAATTTAATACTAATAGTTCCAATGTTTGATTGTATATTTGCAACCGGTTTACAAAATAGACCTGGTAGCTCAGTTGGTAGAGCATCTCCCTTTTAAGGAGAGGGTCCTGGGTTCGAGCCCCAGCCCGGTCACAAAAAAAAAGGTTAAGCACATGCTTAACCTTTTTTTACTTTAATAAAAAGCGCACGTGGCGAAATTGGTAGACGCGCAGCCTTGAGGGGGCTGTGTTCGCAAGAACGTGGAAGTTCGAATCTTCTCGTGCGCACTTTTACACTTCTTTTAGATTTCAATTTTTTTTAAATTAGTGTAAACACTATCTTATTTTATTACAAGTAGATATTTTTAACACTACAATTTCATCATCAGTAAAAAAATCGCATGGTTTTACAATAAAATTAACCTTTTTAAGCGCTTTTATTACTATTATTGCAATATGCAAAGACTATTATATATATTGTGCTTATTCGCATCTTTAAGTACATCCTCTCAGAACGATACCTTACGTGTTACAACACTAAAAGGACAAATTATTCACGCAAAAACTAAAAAAGCTTTAAGTGCTGCACACATATTAAATCTAAATAGTGTACAAGGTACAATTACCAACGATAGAGGTTTTTTTGAAATGCCAACAAAAGCGAATGACACTATTTTAGTTTCGTATTTAGGGTTTGCGTCTATAAAACTAAAAATAACAAACGATTTATTAAAAGGAAACGAATTGTTAATTGCTTTATATGAAAAACCAGAAGAAATTAGAGAAGTTGTTATAAAATCTACCAAATTAATTGGAGTTTTAGAAATTGACATAAAACAAGTACCTAAGGATCGATTTACAAGGATTAAAATTAATGGAATACCACAGACCTATGAAGTAGGTAAACCTAAAGGAAAAGACTTCTCCTCGCCTATTGCCGCATTGTTTCAACCTGTTGATTTTTTATACAATCTGTTTGGTAAAAAACCTAAACAATTACAAAAATTACAAAAATTGAAGAATGAAGACAATTTACGTAAAATGTTATCAGGTAAGTTTGACAGAGAGGTTATGATGGAATATCTACAAATGGATAGACAAGAGCTTACTGAGTTATTAACCGATTGTAACTACTCTGAATATTTTATTAAAAAGGCTTCTGATTTACAAATGATTGAAGCTGTATTAGATTGCTACGAAAACTACAAAGCACTTAAAAAAGGAAAGATTGAGCGTGATAAAATTCCTGTAAAGAATTAATTACTTTAACTGCTATATGCTCTTAACAAGCATAATAAATATTTAAAAGTCTTGAGAATTTTCTCAAGGCTTTTTTTTGTATTGAAAAAGGCCAAAAACACGAATGCTTTTGACCTTAATCAACTATTAAAACTAACTTAACTATAACTAAAAATACCTTTACTCTTATTTAGAATGATCCTTTCCTTAGTTTAACACAAGTTATAAAATCACTCTTTTAAATGAATTGTACTTGTATTCTTAACTCTCCTTAACTTTCATCATCAACTACATTAATAAGACTAAGAAGAAACACTTTAGTTACATCTAAAAAATGAGTTTAACAAAATTTTAAGTATTAAAGAAAAAAGCATAAAAAAAATCCAGCGTTAGCTGGATTTTTCAATTGATATTTATTTGTAAAAAATATATTAACTACCTTTAAAATTGTTTGCCTTACAGCAACAGAAATTTATAATAAGTTAAACTTCTTATTGATTTCCTAAAATAATTGGCATTCCAGATTTTCCAGAACCAATTACAATTACTTTACTGTTTGTAGATTTAGCCAATTCTACAGTAGCCTGAATTCCTTTTTCTTGTAAAATCTTATCAGATAAAGAAGCATTCAATATTTTGTTTGCTACAGCTTTACCTTCTGCATCAATTCTTTGTCTTTCTGCTTCTTTCTTTGCTTTAGAGATTCTAAACTCGTATTCTAAAGATTCTTGTTCTTGTTTTAATTTTGTTTCAATAGCAATTCTAATTGTAGAAGGCAACTTTACATCTTCCACTAAAACTCTTGTAACTGATAAAAATTGATCTCTTAAAACAATTTTAATTTCGTCTAAAATTTCCTGCTCAATTACATCTCTTTTACTAGAATATAATTGCTCTGGAGTATAACGACCTACAACGCTTCTTGCCGCTGCATTAATAGCAGGATCTAACAACTCACGCTCATAATCTTCTCCTTTTGTTTTAATTAACTTACCTAAATTAGAAAATTCTGGCTCGTACCAAATAGTTCCGTTTACTTTAACTTCTAGTCCGTTTACAGAAAGTACATTCATTTCATCTGAAATTGATTGCTGACGCACTTTTCTTACGATCATTCTATTCCAAGGTGCAACAATCTGAAATCCTTCTCCGTACGTTTTTTCTGTATTAATACCATCTCCTAAAGCTTCAAAAATTACCCCTCCTTCTCCAGGACCAATAGTTACTGTAGATTTAGAGAATAAAATTATAACTATTACTGCTAATATGATAAAAAAAACGCCCCCTTTAGGAAACTTAATATCCATTTGATTATTCGCCATTTATTTTTGTTTTTAAATTCTTTCAAATTTACAATATAACTTCATTAAAAACAATCTATATCAGCACAATCTTCCTTAGGTTTTTTCAATTGTACACATGCAAATTATAACTAAAAACAGCAACAATTAAATACTAATCTAATCGATCTTTAACATATTCAATTTCTGTTTTTCCATGCTTTTTAGGCTGACCATTTTCATCTAAAGAAACCATCACTATTTTGTCTATCTCTATAATGGTTTTTCTAGTTAACTTATTTCTAACACTACAGGTTAGTGTCATTGAAGTATTTCCGAATTTTAAAACATCAATTCCTATTTCAATAATATCTCCTTGTTTTGCAGAACTTATAAAATCTATTTCAGACATATATTTTGTTACTGTTCTTGCGGTTTCTAATTGAATAATGGCATAAATAGCCACCTCTTCATCAATAAATTGCAATAATCTACCACCAAATAAAGTTCCATTCGGATTTAAATCTTCTGGTTTTATCCATTTTCTTGTGTGAAATCTCATATAAAATTTTGTTTTTTAAATTTTCCCATAATATTTTCTAACAAACCATTCTACTGTAAGTAAAGCTATTACAAAAAATAAAACCCACTGCCAATCAATTAAGTGTTGCTCTTTTACAATTGATTTTTGGGTGGTATAAAATGATTTATCAGCTAAAATTGCTTTCTTTAATTTTTCTACTTCATCTTTAAAATACAACTTCCCTCCTGATTTATCAGCTAATTTTAATAGTTTTTTTGAATCTGCATTCGTAAACTGTTCTTCAATTTGGTTAGCTGTTACTTTAAACTTACCATGTTTCTTTATTTGTTGTCCAATTACTGATACTATATAACTGTAATCTCCAGGACCTAAATTCTCTATTTCTGTTTGATAAGAGTTATTCATTAAAGAAAAAGGTATTTTTGTTTCCTTTTTAGTATCTGTATTTGTAATCGCAATCTCTAAGGAGGCTCTTGCATCGAATTGATAGTTTTTATCCAAATAAAAGGCAGATATATCTATTACAGCAGCATCAGAATACAAACTTTCTGCATGTACATCTAATCGATTTCTCTTTTTAGTAGATGCTAAATATTGTACTAAGTTTCCTATAAATGTATCGAAATCTTGAAAAGAATTGGAGTTTAAAAAACTAGCGGCTCTCCACCTCCATAAACCTTCTCCTAATAAAATAGCAGACTTTTGATTATTGATTTCTAAAGTTGCTAATAAAGGCTGTTTGGTTTGTAATCCGTTAATATTTTGAAATAATAATGTTTGGTATTCTCTAGAAATTGCTACCTCTCCAAATTGATCTTTAAGCGGAGGAAATTGATTAAAACCGATATCCTTTTGTAAAAAAGTTAAAAATGAATTACTAAAAAAGGCTCCATAATTTTCTGTTTGATGAAGTACCTTTTTAGAGACCCCTAATTGTTTTTTATTGATAAAATTCCAATCTGAATTTGCTCCCGAAATTAAAAAATAGTTGCTATTACTCGTTTTAATATCAATTAAAACCTTATTAAACTTATTATTTGGTTGATACAACATAATTAATTGATAGTCATTAATTTGACTTTTAAAATCATCAATTAAAAAAACAGAAACAGCACGTTGTTTATTGCTTTCTATCGATTTTTTTAATGTCCCTAAATCTGGATGTAAAACAGAAGCTAAAATCAGTACTTTTGTTTGCTCATCTATTACTTCTACAGAGAAACTTTTAACGTTATTCTTTGTGTTTTTTTCCCCTTCAATTTTACGAATAGAAGCTGTGTAATACTGCAGTCCTTCTTTAGTAGAAGTTAAATTTGTTGTGATTGTTTTAGAATTATCCGTTGCAGAAAACTGCACCTGTTTTGTAAAAACGGTTTTTCCTTTTTTAACTATCGAAAACTGAGAAATAACGTTTTCTTTACCTTCATAATTCAGTAATACTTCTACGGGAAATTTATTTTTGATGTAACTGTATTTATTAACGCTTAACTGACTTATTTTTAAATCTTTATAAAGAGTAGTATCCCCAAAAACAACTGGATATATTTTTTGCTTAGCATTGATAAACTCATAATCATTCCCTATTGTTTGGTTTCCGTCTGTTAATAATACTATTGGTGCAATTTTATGCTCATATAATTGATTTACTGTAGTTATTGCTTTGTAAATATTAGTTTCTCTATCTAAAAAAGAAAGGCTGTCTAAACGGTTTAATTTCCTTCCGAAAGAAAAGGCATTAATATCAAATTTATCAGCAATACTTCTATCATTTTGAATCTCTTGTAAAAAAAGGGATATGTTTTTATCTTCCTTAAAAAAGGGAATGGATTTAGAATCATCAACCAAAACAGTTAAGACAGGTTTTATGTTTTCATTCTCAATACTCTTAATTGTTGGGTTTATCAATAATAAAAGCAACAAAAAAAGACTCACTGTTTTTAAAACAAATAATAATACATTAATTTTTGCGCTATTTTTTTGTTTAAAAAAATACTGAAAATAAGCTATTGAAACACTCAATAACAAAGCTAGAATACAATAAATAACAGTGGTAGTTTGCAATGATTTTTATTTAAGTTGAAAGATATAAATAACTATTGAAAAATGAATGCTAATTTTTTGAGTCTTTCTATGAATTTTTCAATTTAGATTTATACCAAATATTTAAAATTAAGCCACCAATAATTAAGGCAATTCCTAAGAAACTATAAAAAGTATAAATTTCTCCAAATAAAAAGACTCCAAAAGTAGCCGTATAAATTACTTCGAAATACTTTATAGGAGCCACAATATTGGTGGATGCTGTTTGAAATGCTTTGGTCATATAAACTTGGCCAACATAACCAAAAACACCTAATAACAACAAAAAGAGCCATTCAATTCCTTTAGGAGTTGCCCAATTATTAATAGAAAGTACACCTCCTAAAACTGTAGCAAACAACATAAAATAATTTACAATTACAATAGGATGCTCGCTTTTTCCTATTTTATTGATAATAACATACACAAGACCACTTAATACAGATGCTAATAAAACGAGAATTAACCCCGTTGTATTTATCTGATGATCAAATCCTTTTAAAACAAAAACACCAACAAGTGAAATTATAAAAAAGAACCATTGTAAAGGTTTAATTTTTTCTTTTAATAAAAACACTGCAAAAATAGCCGAAAAAATTGGTGCAATATATCTTATAGATACGGCAGTACCAATAGATAAATATTTTACAGACATAAAAAAAAGAATCATAGAAGTGGTACCTGCTAATGCTCTTAATATTAATAATTTATTATTTTTACCAATCATGGGTATTTTATTTTTTAATAAAAAACCAAACGTAAAAAACAGCGAACCTAAAGACCTAAAAAACACAATTTCGAAGGTTGGCACATCTTTTAAATATTTTACAGTAGAATTCATACAAGCAAAAGCAAGTGTACTTATCAACATGTATTTAATCGCTTTTTTTACATTCAAAATTAAGGGCTATTTTTTTTAAAACAATACCTAAAAAGGTTTTCATATTTAACAACAAAACTATATTATATATCTGGTTTTAAAGAATTATCTGGTTTTCTTAAAGTTAAAGAGCCTATGAATAAAAAAACTAAAAAAGACAATAAAACATAACTGATATACCGATAACTTCCAAAAATAGTAAAACAATAACTAAATAAACTTGGTGCCAATGCACTTGCTATTACTAAAAAACTCATTACTTTACCTGTAATAGCACCTAAATAATTTCTACCAAAATAACGTGGCCAAGTAACTGCATTTACAACTGCAAAAAGTCCACTATACACCCCTAAGCCAATAATTAAAAGATAAATTCCTATTGTAGTGTCTAAAATTAAAAGTCCAACAGCAGCCAAAAAACC
Encoded here:
- a CDS encoding FKBP-type peptidyl-prolyl cis-trans isomerase, whose protein sequence is MNKIKNIFAFAIISILLYSCGSSSSTEVDNFDHEAQALIDNDTLVQFLKKHYFDTSTKTVTALVDGATALYDDAKLKSMSITENEIDYTLYYYVNNLGSPTIDKGKPTVVDSVFVKYNGQRIVDTESISDSFDSSSTPIWLNLVRPNFTSFGTIRGWSYGFTNFKSGDNITDNGPITYENGGKGILFIPSGLAYGNIGSGSISANECLLFYIDLYDFVKGTDHENDGVASIDEDTDGNGDPRDDDTDLDGIPNYFDTDDDGDGVLTINEDANKDGNPANDFSDTNNPTLPDYLNPDIK
- a CDS encoding M12 family metallopeptidase, yielding MKILKNLSIVLTVLILASCQSEAGIETENLSESMTNELKLTLAAEQVTYDENLPKESKLLYGTKVEMIALGDGNYALGDMLFTDEDFAESNVNAKGQGVWDRRGGKWPNSTLLYKYSSSMPQATKNKVDNAAQYITNNTDLTVRKWVSTDTAGYVWVNYSNDSGCSAQIGYRNKKSPGQSMNIASNCSEGSTIHEFLHAAGIVHEQNHWNRDAYLTVLYNNIDDNKEFNYVKLSDANGWEYSDVVDVNSIMMYGSYFWQTATAKANGWRTMKKIDGGTIVPNRSYMTTNDKAIINAVY
- a CDS encoding RNA-binding S4 domain-containing protein; protein product: MRIDKYLWCIRVFKTRSLATTACKKGQIKIANSSIKPSKEVFGDELILVRKNQINYQIKVLDLPVSRVGAKLVDLYRKDVTPKEEFEKTDLLKFAKDYYRKKGAGRPTKKDRRDIDNYQDDTTEEI
- a CDS encoding prohibitin family protein, which translates into the protein MANNQMDIKFPKGGVFFIILAVIVIILFSKSTVTIGPGEGGVIFEALGDGINTEKTYGEGFQIVAPWNRMIVRKVRQQSISDEMNVLSVNGLEVKVNGTIWYEPEFSNLGKLIKTKGEDYERELLDPAINAAARSVVGRYTPEQLYSSKRDVIEQEILDEIKIVLRDQFLSVTRVLVEDVKLPSTIRIAIETKLKQEQESLEYEFRISKAKKEAERQRIDAEGKAVANKILNASLSDKILQEKGIQATVELAKSTNSKVIVIGSGKSGMPIILGNQ
- a CDS encoding DMT family transporter, whose protein sequence is MNVKKAIKYMLISTLAFACMNSTVKYLKDVPTFEIVFFRSLGSLFFTFGFLLKNKIPMIGKNNKLLILRALAGTTSMILFFMSVKYLSIGTAVSIRYIAPIFSAIFAVFLLKEKIKPLQWFFFIISLVGVFVLKGFDHQINTTGLILVLLASVLSGLVYVIINKIGKSEHPIVIVNYFMLFATVLGGVLSINNWATPKGIEWLFLLLLGVFGYVGQVYMTKAFQTASTNIVAPIKYFEVIYTATFGVFLFGEIYTFYSFLGIALIIGGLILNIWYKSKLKNS
- a CDS encoding shikimate kinase → MKIVLLGYMASGKSSIGKRLSKKLSMKFLDLDDYIIEKEGMPISKIFETKGEVYFRLIENTYLKEILAKDENFILALGGGTPCYANNMEEINKGETISIYLEGGTATMIERLIRKKSKRPLIASLGDDKIPEFVAKHLFERRPYYEQAKTRLKIDHKTKMEVAEELATILN
- a CDS encoding carboxypeptidase-like regulatory domain-containing protein, which translates into the protein MQRLLYILCLFASLSTSSQNDTLRVTTLKGQIIHAKTKKALSAAHILNLNSVQGTITNDRGFFEMPTKANDTILVSYLGFASIKLKITNDLLKGNELLIALYEKPEEIREVVIKSTKLIGVLEIDIKQVPKDRFTRIKINGIPQTYEVGKPKGKDFSSPIAALFQPVDFLYNLFGKKPKQLQKLQKLKNEDNLRKMLSGKFDREVMMEYLQMDRQELTELLTDCNYSEYFIKKASDLQMIEAVLDCYENYKALKKGKIERDKIPVKN
- a CDS encoding acyl-CoA thioesterase; protein product: MRFHTRKWIKPEDLNPNGTLFGGRLLQFIDEEVAIYAIIQLETARTVTKYMSEIDFISSAKQGDIIEIGIDVLKFGNTSMTLTCSVRNKLTRKTIIEIDKIVMVSLDENGQPKKHGKTEIEYVKDRLD
- a CDS encoding phosphoribosyltransferase family protein, whose amino-acid sequence is MTTKGSIILNQLQISQKIRRIAYQIYETNSSEKEIILAGIVGNGYLFAEKLLEVLEEISPLKVTICKVNIDKKHPLKPVTTSLEIADYKNKSLILVDDVLSSGTTLIYGIKHFLDVPLKRFKTAVLVNRNHKKYPVKADFKGISLSTSIKEHIQVEFSTKETEAIAYLV
- a CDS encoding VWA domain-containing protein, producing MSLFLLLLLLINPTIKSIENENIKPVLTVLVDDSKSIPFFKEDKNISLFLQEIQNDRSIADKFDINAFSFGRKLNRLDSLSFLDRETNIYKAITTVNQLYEHKIAPIVLLTDGNQTIGNDYEFINAKQKIYPVVFGDTTLYKDLKISQLSVNKYSYIKNKFPVEVLLNYEGKENVISQFSIVKKGKTVFTKQVQFSATDNSKTITTNLTSTKEGLQYYTASIRKIEGEKNTKNNVKSFSVEVIDEQTKVLILASVLHPDLGTLKKSIESNKQRAVSVFLIDDFKSQINDYQLIMLYQPNNKFNKVLIDIKTSNSNYFLISGANSDWNFINKKQLGVSKKVLHQTENYGAFFSNSFLTFLQKDIGFNQFPPLKDQFGEVAISREYQTLLFQNINGLQTKQPLLATLEINNQKSAILLGEGLWRWRAASFLNSNSFQDFDTFIGNLVQYLASTKKRNRLDVHAESLYSDAAVIDISAFYLDKNYQFDARASLEIAITNTDTKKETKIPFSLMNNSYQTEIENLGPGDYSYIVSVIGQQIKKHGKFKVTANQIEEQFTNADSKKLLKLADKSGGKLYFKDEVEKLKKAILADKSFYTTQKSIVKEQHLIDWQWVLFFVIALLTVEWFVRKYYGKI